One genomic window of Cydia pomonella isolate Wapato2018A chromosome 6, ilCydPomo1, whole genome shotgun sequence includes the following:
- the LOC133519257 gene encoding alpha-crystallin A chain-like produces MSIIPHFYDWERPLRRMERDIFRSDPYIDFPYGTMVPRTFMDPEFFFKPWNNMLQPFEQLMKPLEQLSSAMNQLALCDGSITSDNEKFQINVDVQHFKPEEINVKVINRHVIVEGKHEEKQDEHGYVSRQFVRRYALPEGCLPDTVQSNLSSDGVLTVTAPKVLALPSTGERIVPIAHTGPVQKQIGS; encoded by the coding sequence ATGTCGATCATTCCGCATTTTTACGATTGGGAACGGCCTCTTCGCAGGATGGAGAGGGATATCTTCAGATCGGATCCTTACATCGATTTTCCCTACGGGACAATGGTGCCACGGACCTTCATGGACCCCGAGTTCTTCTTTAAACCCTGGAACAATATGCTGCAACCATTTGAACAGCTGATGAAACCCTTGGAGCAGTTATCCTCAGCCATGAATCAATTGGCGCTGTGTGACGGCTCAATAACTTCGGATAACGAGAAATTCCAAATCAATGTGGATGTGCAGCATTTCAAACCCGAGGAAATAAACGTCAAAGTGATCAACAGACATGTTATTGTGGAAGGTAAACACGAGGAAAAGCAAGATGAACACGGGTACGTTTCCCGGCAGTTTGTGAGAAGATACGCTTTGCCTGAAGGATGTTTGCCTGACACAGTGCAGTCTAACCTGTCTTCAGATGGTGTTCTAACGGTTACGGCTCCAAAAGTTCTAGCATTGCCATCTACCGGCGAAAGGATCGTGCCAATAGCTCACACGGGCCCCGTGCAGAAGCAAATTGGATCTTAA